The genomic interval TGACCCCCAGCGAAGTGAGGGCCTCCCGGACTTCGTCCAGTTTTCCAGGTTTGATAATTGCGATGATGTATTTCATTTTCTTTGTTCCCCCTTCTCAATAGATTGTCGGGCCCCATTGTCAGGGCCGTTTTTAAAAAGCAAGGGCTGTGCCATGTTAGTCCGCAACAGGTGCTATCGGTCTAAAATGCCTTGTTTTTCAAATAGATAGTCGTTAATGCCCTGCAGCCATACAAAGAAAAAGGCGCGTTCCCCGGCGTTTGATTTGAACAATTACACGGCATTCGAGGGGGAGTGATTGCCTGTATCTTAGGCAGAACACCTTTTGTGTGCCTGAGCATGAATTATGGTGTTTCTTAGCATATTAGTCTGATATGCCAAGATCCATACTCCGGCACACGGCAATCTTCTTCCTACCTTCTACTTTTTACATGGGAGGGAACCCCTCCAGTGTATATGCAGGAAAATTCGCAGATCCGACAGTAGTGAACCTCACGTCTGGCTAATCCATCAGCTTCCCCTGGTAATGTGACGGCGTTGGAGATGTCACGGTCGAGCTGAATCCGGCACTTGTCACGGGTGAAACCGTCAGAATCCAGGGCTCTTTCGGGGCAGACGGTAAGACAGGGGTGGCCGCAGTCCAAACACGGATTGAAATCGATGGACACGGAAGAGGTGAGAGGGAAGTCCAATAAATGAGCACGAAATCTGACACGAGCTCCAAAGCGAGGATGGATGAGGAGATTGTTGGCCCCGATTGTCCCCAGGCCGGCCAGGACAGCCGCTCCCTTCAGGAACACACCGCCCCTCTCCACGTAGTAGTGCAGGTCGCGGGAGGTAAGCCCCTTCCCGTCCAACCACCGGCCGATCCCATCCGATATCCGCATCAGCCGCCGGTTTCCCTCGGAATTGCCGTATCTGGCACCGTCCTTTCGGATAAAATAATCGAGGGCAGGTTCGTGGAAGGGGTGGCGAAGGGCGATCACCAGGAGATAATGATGATCCAGTAAACCTTCGGGCCGGGGAAACTTCCGGTGGCTGGACCCGTTCAGCAGGTCTGAAGCCAGGCACACACCGGCGTCATCGGCACCGAAGGCCTTAGCCTGGTGGATGAGCCGATCTCTGAGCAAGACGGTATCCATGTTCACAGTACTCCTGAGACCTTGTGCCTGAGCATGAATTATGGTGTTTCTTAGTATATTAGTCTGAAACGCCAAGATTCATACTCCGGCACACGGCAATCTCCGCTCAGGATGATGTTCTCACAGTAGAGTTTGGCATCATGCCAGTTGATGTGGCCCATGTTGTCCGTCTGGGCCCACATCAGGCCTGTTCTTGTGTCGGTCACTGTGCCGTCCCCGTTATCCGTGAACCGCTCATCCGCCCCGACCGCCACTGCGGAAAGGACCGTCAGGCACAGGAACACCGCCAGGATCGATCTTGTTATGATCCGCCTGTTTGACATGCTCATGGGCAAGCCCCCCCTGAGGAATCGACACATCGATACTCCTGTGCTTTATTGTACAGGAAATTGGGGACTTTTGTAGAAAACAAGGGCATCCTGGTGGGAAGGCGCTTCCCGGCAGCGGGATGTGACAGGGATCTTTTGCAACACCGGAATGTCTTGGCGACTGCGATGTGTCCACTTGCAGGCTTTTATATAGCCATGCCGACGCAGAGAAAGCAAGGGTTCCCGACGCCACAAACAAGGCAGTTTCCCGTTGACAGAACCGGGCTACTCATAAGACAGAAACACCGCCCACGGTAGTGTGCAATTCCCTTTAAAACCAATCCATTGTACAAGAACAGTGTCAGGGTGTAAACTGCATCAGGCCAGGGAGGAGTTTTTCAAATTCCTTTCTCGTTCATATCAACACCGGGGACTAATCAACAACATAACGAGAAATGAACAAAATCACCCTTTCCGAAGTGGCGGGTGGTTTTTATAAAAGAACGAGGCTAATTCCCATAAACCTGAGATAAGAGTGATCCGAAAAAGATTAAAAGGTGGTGGAAGAGATGAAGAAATTAAAACCTTTTCTGCTGATTTTTTATGGACTCCTTTTTTACAGCGGAATTGCATATGCGGGATACCAGATCAAGTATACAGGCCAGGCGGCCAAGATGTTCGGAAGCGCTCCAAGGGGCAATTTTGCTACGCCGGGACAGTGTCTAGGCTACTGGAAATCGAGACCAGCTTTTGAACAAAACAATTCAAAATGTATCGAGACTTATTCTCAACCAGGACAGAGAAGCGACGGCGCCACAACGCTTGGTTGGGGTGGAAGAAACATAAACTCTGAGGCCGGGGCAAAACAATTTCTTCTGGGCAATATGCTGAGGATTATCCTGAACAATGGATTCAACTCCGAGCCCCCGCAAGTTGACCCTGCCAGGCAGCAGGAGGAACTCTGGCAGGAGAAACAGGCAGCGATAAAAAAACAAAAAGTGGCATTTGCAAAATGGAAACAACTGCATGACAATCTTGCCCGGCAAAAGGCAGAGAAACAGCGCCAAAAGGAAAAAGAAGGAAGGAACTTGCTTTCCAGGTTCGATAAGGTTGGCTCGCAGGACTCTCTCAAGATGGAGTCAATATCGGGTGGTAATCTGGAGCCGTTTAACGCGGGCAACCTGGATCTTCCGACTACCGAAATGCAGCCCATTGGCACAGGCAGATATGACACGTCCAGCCTGTCTTCCCTGAAGAGACTTGCGTGTGCGAACTATCTTTCGCAGAGGGCGCTTGCTTACACAAACAAGGGCGATGCTGTAAAGGCCAGATATCTGAATCAGCAGTCTCAAAAGGTCGTGTCAGGGCAGATGATCGACCTTGAGTGCCAGTTCCCTGACTTGCCGAATGTGCCGGAAGTTCAGAAGCCGGTTAAAGTTCTGCCCATCTCAAACCAGAAAGAAGTTGCCTACTACGAAGGTTTGATCAAAACGGTTCATCAGGACGCCGGGAAACTGCAGGATATTGAGATGAAACTGAAGAAAACAGACAAAAAACTTATGCAGGCGAAAGAAAAGAAACAAAAGGCCGAGAAACAGATTTCTGAGATTCAAAACCATGTCGCTATGGCCAAAAACCCGCAGGAAAAACAGGAAGCTGATGATCTGATCGGTTTGGCTCAAGCCTTACTTCAGGAAGCTAAAAACGAGATTCAAACAGCGACCAACGTTAAACAAGCCCTTGTAAAGAAAAAAGAAGAGACATTGACGCAATTGAAAGAGATTCAAAAGAAAATCCAGCCGAGAACTGAGGCAAACTAGGGGGGATATAGATGTAGAAAGGATATTACCCGATGGTTCGCAACATGACCACCTATTTCCATTGGGCACCTGAAGCGCCCAATGCCGGGGCGGCAAAGGACCAGATTTATAAATGGAAGTTTATGATGGAGAAGAGAAAATAAGGGGGTACGGATTAAATGAGAAAATTAAAACCGGCTATTTTTTGTGCATTGTTTTTTTTGGCATTTACGACAGTTGTGAGTGCAGGTCCACCACCCGCTGAATTCGATAAGGCAGATTCATATCAGACCGCTGGAGAATATGAAGAAGCAATTCAATACTATAAAATAGCCCTCACAAAAACCACTGACGTCGACTGGATGGGCATTATTTTCAAAAGATTGTCGAATTGTCACCGCCAGCTTAAACAATACGACGAGGCAATAAAAACTGCACAAATGGGGTTTCAGATGGGTCTGAAGTCCACTTCGTATCCTAAATTACTCCCAGCCGGAAATTTATATCAACTCGCACAGGCATATCGGGGTAAAGGGCAACCTGATAAAGCGATTAATGCCTTTAAAAAATGTATTGAATTTACCCAAGCTGCGGGTTGTTATGCCGGCGTGGCGGGTATTTTAGATGACAGGAAAGACTACGAACAGGCCATAGCCACCTGGGAAAAAGCCGCAGCAAATGATTCTGGTATGTTGTTTTATCTTGCCCGTTCCTACTACTATTCGGGAAGATATGATGATGCCCTTGATACACTGAGCAAAAGCATAAAATTTTTAACCATTGTAACTAACGGCTGTAAATTTAAAATTGATGATAGATATCCTGTAATTAAGGAGGTGCGCGAGGGAAGCTCCGCGCAAAAAGAGGGTCTCCAGGCTGGTGATAAAATTGTAAAGATCGGCAGTAAATCTACAAAAAAACGGGGCTGGAATGAAATATCAGATTTGCTTAAGGGGAAGGAGGGAACACAGGTTACATTGAAGATTGTACGGAAAGGTGTGAAAAAACCTTTTATCGTAACACTCACCCAGGAAAAAATAATCCAGCAAACAGCAGCGGGATCTTTTGCACTCCGAAGCCTCATCCAGCGGCATAAGGGAAATGCAGATGAAGCCTTTAAAGCCGCTGATCAGGCCTACTCTCTTAATCCCAATGATACGTTCGCTCAGCTCGCTCTTGGCTCATCCGACCTTGATCACGGCCGAAATGACGAAGCCCTCAAGCTGCTCTCGCAGGTAAAAGAGAACACTGATGCCCGTATCTTCGAAGCCACTATTTATGCGAAAAAGAATGATTTCAGTAAGGCGATTGAGATTTTATCAGCCATTCCCGAAGAGAGCCTATCTCCGAAAGATGTGCCTCTCTGGAGCGACAGGACAGCCCTGTTAAAGGCATTAAGACCCTTTAGTGCTCCAAAAATAGAAAATGCCGCCCGGCTGAAAGGGCAGGGGCGGTCCAAAGAAGCTCTCAAGGAACTTGGCGATGCGCTTAAGATTGCAGACGAAGCTAAATCGGAGGAAATACTTTCGAAGATGTATGGGATAATAAAAATGGATCCTACACTTTCAGAGCTTCCCGAAAAGGCGCGAAAATACGCCCTGAGAGGCGATGCGGCTACGGAGGAAGGGAATTTTGAGGCTGCGGTCCAAGAGTACCGTCACGCTGTGAGAGTGGCTCCTTACATCGGCAAGCTTTATTTCAATACTGCCATGATCTACGGGAAACTTAAGGAGTATGCTAAGGCGATTCATTACATAAAACTCTATCTCCAGTTAGCGCCTGAAGCGCCCAATGCCAGGGCGGCAAAGGACCAGATTTATAAATGGGAGTTCATGATGGAGAGGAAAAAATAAGTAAATCCTTTGGGCAACCCTCTGGGGTCGTACCTCATATTCTCAGGTTCTGACCATTAAAAACTGAGGAAATGAGGTCCGGCCCCAAACAAATCTCCAAAGACAGAAACACCTCGCCACCCCCATGGCCAGAAGATGATATGGTCAGTTTAGCCAATCATTCTCAGATGTCAAAAAACTTCAAAATTAACAGGCACTTATGCACACGAGCGTGTGCAGTTAGGGGGACCATGGGAGCTTGGTGAAGGCCCAATCTCGTAGTTGCGAACGGTGTAAACCTTGGAGTGGATTCTCTTCATGAGCTGATCCTACTCCTTCCAGATAACCGTGGCCTCCTTACGGGCGGGCAGCCGGTGAAAGGTGTGTTTCGGATATCCGACCATCATCGCTCCCACCGGCTTGTTGCCTTCAGGAAGACCGAGGGCAGCGGCGAGGGGGGGCCAGCAATCAGCCGCCCACATGACGAACCCGGCCCAGCATGTTCCCAGTCCGAAGGAGGGTGCCGCCAGATCGAAAAAAGTCAAGGCAATAGCGCTGTCGATAGGCATTATCGGATAGGCCTTCGGTCCGTGGGTTACCACGAGGGCGGGTGCGCCGCGGCAGATAAAATCGATGCCTGCTTCCCAGGCCCTTACCATACCCGCCATCTGGTAACGCTCTGCCATGGGCTCTTTTTCCCCGACCATGTGACGCATCCAGTCTATGGCCAGATCCACAAGCTTAACGACTTCATCCCTTCCGGAAACTACGAGCCACTGGACCTGCTGGCTATTGCTGCCGGTAGGAGCGTACCTGGCGATATCTATAACCTTCCGCAGCACTTCCCTGTCAACCGGCTTATCAATGTAGGCACGAATCGATCGCCTGGACCTGAGTAACTGCTCGACCTGCTCCTGGCCAACCGCCAGATCCTTCTCAACGGGCGGACACTCCGCGATCGGCATCCTTGCGAGAGAGATAGCCGAGTAGGGACACACCGAGACGCAGTGTCCGCAATTGATGCATCTGACTTCCGCACCGTTTACAGGAGTGGGAAAAGCTTCTTCGGATCTGATCTCGATGATTCCGGCGGGACATTCCGCCACGCAAAAACCTTCTCTTTGACAGAGCGCTTCATCCACGGTGAACAAGCTCATAGGTAAACCTCCTATCAGAGTCAGGGGGTCGGCAGTTTCTGCCCACCCATATCTGTCCCCGGCAGCTTCCTTGAGGGCCATCCGGGCTTAACAGGTCAGGATGGGAAATTGGCGTTGATAATCTCATCGAGCCTGGACAGGAACCGGGAGCGGCTTTTTTTATCCATGGGAGCCGGTCCGCCCGTGAACTCGCCTGTCTGGCGCAGGTAATCCTTTAAGGCTCGCATGGCCAGAGCGTCGCCGATTCCCGCTTCTGTGAACTCTTCCCCCCTGGTGCCAAGGACCCTGGCGCCGGATTGGATACAGCGCGCCGCCAACGGGATGTCGGCGGTGACAACAATGTCCCCGGGTCCGACACGGTCCGCAATCCAGTCATCAGCCGCGTCAAAATTACCAGGGACTACCTGGAGCGTCACCCGTTCGTTAAGGGGTGTTCTCATCCAGCTGTTGGCAACCACACAGACATCCACAGAGTAACGATCGGCTACTTTGTACGTCTCTCCCTTGAGGGGACAGGCATCAGCGTCGATGTAGATCATTGGACACATCCCTCGCCTTGATCCCCTGCCTCTCCATCATGCGGTAGAAGGTCCGTCGCGGAATTCCGGCCATTGTGCAGGCTTTAGTGACGTTGCCCCCGGTCGTTGTCAGGTAGTGGAGCAGGAGTTTTTTCTCCACGCTGCCGACGGACCGATCTCGCAGGGATCGATAGTCGAGCATTTGCCCGGTCTCGCCCATGGGATCGGGTTCCGAAGGGGCTTCCAGCTCCATGGGCAGGTGTTCCGACTCGATAAGGATCAGCGAGCCGGAGGGAGGCGCCAGAACAACGGCCCTCTCGATGACGTTCTCCAGTTCCCGGATATTGCCGGGCCAGCGGTAAGCCATCATGATCTCCATGGCGTCGTCTGAAATGCCGTGAACCTGTTTGTTGACCCTGGCACACGCCTTTTGCAGAAGGTGCTCCACCAGAAGGGGGATGTCTTCCTTCCGGTCCCTGAGCGGAGGCAGACGGATGGTGATGGTGGTCAGCCTGTAGAAGAGGTCCTCCCGGAACCTGTGGTCTTCAATGGCTTTTTCCAGGTTCCTGTTAGTGGCGGCGATGAGACGGATATCGACTTTTCTGGTCCTGTTTTCACCAACACGCCGAATCTCCCCCGTGTCGACGGCCCGCAGAAGCTTGGCCTGAAGCTCCATGGAAATGTCCCCGATCTCATCTAAGAAAAGGGTTCCGCCGTCCGCTTCTTCGAATAATCCCTTCTTGTCCGTAATGGCGCCGGTGAAGGCACCCTTAACATGTCCGAAAAGTTCACTGTCCAGGACTCCGGCGGCGATTGCGGTGCAGTTGATGGCGATGAGGGGGCGGTCCGATTTGTCGCTGGCCCGCTGAATGGCCCGGGCCACCAGTTCTTTGCCCGTGCCGCTCTCACCCCGGATCAGAACCGTTGTAGGTGTGGGGGCCACCCTTTCGATTACCTGCCGGACCTGCTGTATCTGGTTTGATATTCCGATCATGTCGAAAGATGATGTGGCATTTTTGAGCTGCTTCCGGACAATCTCGTATTTCCGGGTAAGCTCTTCGTTGTTGTTAGACAGCTTTCGGATAAGATAGGGAAAGCACATCTCCAGCTTGGTCAGTCCGTGAACCACGGCCTTTGCCTTTTCCCGGCAGGTGGGAAAACCGCAGGCGCCGCAGTTCAATTCCTCCGACGGGGTATGCATACCAAGGGTATCCAGGACCTGCTGGATGTTCTCCGGTGTAGGTTCTGTCAATTCAGTTGATCGGTCAATATAAGGTCTCGATAGATCAAGGTGTTCTCCCTCCGGGAGAGGGAGAGGGACATCGACCGCATCTTCAATGACTCTGGCCTGGAGGTCCTGTCTCTGGAAGAGCGTAAGGTCGGTGCCTGCGCTGTGGGAATCATTCTCGATAGTGCAGTATTTTACCATGGCCAGGCCATGCCGGAAGGAGCCGTCGTGTACTTCTTTCAAAAAGGCCAACGTTTTGTTTGCGCCGGAAACAGCCAGGATCCGCGACCGCTTGGATTCACCGCCCGGGACAAGTCTCGCAAGGAAATCCCGTGTCAGCCAGTACTGACCACCGGCAAGGAGATGCGATCGATAGTCAAAGGAGCCTTCGGTTTTGAGATCATGGCCTTTGTCAATGAGCCAGTCCTTCAGTTCCTTGAAGGTAACGACTACGTCGATATCCTCCTTGAAGCCGGTTTTTTCCATCAAGGCTTTAGTCCCCAGGCATGACGTGGCCAATACGATATTGATGGACGATTCGGTTTTGTTTCTCAGGTAGCGGGCCGTGGCTACACCGGGGAGGGCGACAGGCACCATAAAGGGGATCAGGCTGGGTGTGTGTTTTTCGACGTGAGTGCTTGAAATGGGGCAAAGCGATCCAATAAACGGATGTTGCTTTTTCTTGAAAATATTCTCGTAAGCTTGAAAAACATACTCGATGGCAAGCATGGAGGATTGAACCTCGGTGAATCCATGAGAAAGGAGGATGGATTCGAGGTCCCGGGGGGATATCCCGGGAAAGGTGATGGGCCAATTCCTGTCCAGCAACATGACGGTAGGATTCAGCCCGTTCAGGCTGGTTTCCATCCGGTGTATGGTTTCCGTCATCCGTATGGCACCCTGGCTGCAGGCGTCAAGGCAGTCACCGCAGTGGATGCACCTTGCCCTGGAGATGGAGATTCCGTCCTCCTGAACCTTGAGAGCATTGACCGGACAGGAACGGACACAGGCGTAGCACTTCTTGCAGCGCGATTTGTCGGTGTAGAGCACCTTCATGAAGGTACAACCCCTTTTTTTCCTTTAGAACCGGAGTTTAGGGTCTGGACTCTGGACTTTCCTTGTCACGTTGTCCCCGGGTTTAAGGGTCAGGGAACACCCTTTTCTATTATCCTGACATATAGTCCAATTTAACAGGTGTGTCAAATATGGCGCAGAATTTATTCCATGTGCAAAAAGGTGTGTCACGATCGGCGATGCACGTTGTTTTACCACCCGTTCGCTGCGGCTCCCCATGGTCGCCCCACGAGATCGCTTCGCATAGTTTCAGCTTGCGATGACAGGCCTTGCGCCTATCCTCCTTCTCCTCTGGACTGCTACCTCGACACACCCGCACGCTCCGCGTCCGTTTTTCTTCTCTCTGGACACTGGACTCCCTGTCCGCCGTAGCTCGCAGAGCGAAGGTGGATGGACTCTGGACTGATTTATCCCGTTGGACGTTGGGTTCCAGGTACTCATTTCCAGGATGGTCCAAAAAAAGAAGGGAAGGTTTAAACTTAAACCTTCCCTTCCAGCCTAGGGGGGGCCTAGGGATCCTTCATTACCAGGTTTGTGGCCATGGTAAGGTGATTACGTACTTCAAAGTTCAGTTAACATCTGTCTTCCTGTACGTGCGTCGAGGATGGGTGTTAAATTCAGCATCGGCCGTATTGTTCATGGCCTCCTCCAGGACCAGTGACATGTCAGCATGGATTTCCTTGGCCCTTTTCAGGATCAACCCCAAAACTGATTCTCTGGAGTTATCCTTTGCCGCGGCTTTCATTCTTGCCATGTGGACAGCTGTCGTTACATCCAGTTTTGCTGTTTTTCCCATGACGGACCTCCTTGCTTGTTATGCCGGTAGCTTTACAGGTTGGCCACCGCAATTAATTCATAATAAATGTCAGTGTCATCTTTTCTTTGCACTGGCTAAAGCAAGGGGCGTGCCAGTAAATATTCTGGAATAAAACGGAATAACTTTTGGAGCGACAATCGGCCGGTCCATGGCGATATGTCACATTTAGTTTTATTAACAAGGTGTTACGGCGATAATCGGCATGGGGTTTCAGTTGGATAAATACTGTAGATTGTATGCGATATACGGTGATTGATTTCCAGAAACCGGATCTGGCACAGATGTGTCAACGTTGACACATAAATATCCCCTTAAAAAATAACATGTTGCGGAATAATGTGCACATATGTGCCAAGATTAGCACATATAGCAGCAAAGCTGTCTACAGGATCTTCGCGGCCGCGGTGGCCAGGCGGCTCCGTTCTCCCTTGTCTAAGAAGAGCGTAGAGGCGAGATTCAGGTCGGAGGCCCTGAACTTCTCGGATGTGACGGCCAGGCCGTTATCGGCGGAGCTCATATAGGGGCTGTCTATTTGGAAGATGTCCCCGGTGAGGATGATCTTGGTATTTTCCCCCGCCCTGGTGATGATGGTCTTGATCTCATGGGGGGTCAGGTTCTGGGCCTCGTCAATCATGAATATCCCGTTGGACACGCTTCTGCCCCTGATATACGCCAGGGTCTGGACCTCGATTAACTTGGAATCGAAGAGGTACTGCAGGGTAATGTCGTGGGGACCCATCACGGCCTCACGGCCCTTTCCCGGACTGCCGTTGGACAGATTGTCCACCAGGAACTCCAGGTTGTCGTAAATGGGCTGGAGCCACGGCCTGATTTTTTCCATCTCGGTACCGGGGAGCGCGCCGGGATCGGGGCCCATGGGTATGATGGGACGGGCGATGATGAGACGTTTGAACTTCTCCTCCAGGACCATATCCAGGGCGCAAGCCAGGGAGACCAGGGTCTTCCCGCTTCCCGCGACCCCCATGACGAAGACGAGATCGATTTGGGGGTCTAGGATGGCGT from Deltaproteobacteria bacterium carries:
- a CDS encoding P-II family nitrogen regulator (indirectly regulates nitrogen metabolism; at high nitrogen levels P-II prevents the phosphorylation of NR-I, the transcriptional activator of the glutamine synthetase gene (glnA); at low nitrogen levels P-II is uridylylated to form PII-UMP and interacts with an adenylyltransferase (GlnE) that activates GlnA) produces the protein MKYIIAIIKPGKLDEVREALTSLGV
- a CDS encoding DUF1566 domain-containing protein encodes the protein MSMSNRRIITRSILAVFLCLTVLSAVAVGADERFTDNGDGTVTDTRTGLMWAQTDNMGHINWHDAKLYCENIILSGDCRVPEYESWRFRLIY
- a CDS encoding tetratricopeptide repeat protein, whose amino-acid sequence is MRKLKPAIFCALFFLAFTTVVSAGPPPAEFDKADSYQTAGEYEEAIQYYKIALTKTTDVDWMGIIFKRLSNCHRQLKQYDEAIKTAQMGFQMGLKSTSYPKLLPAGNLYQLAQAYRGKGQPDKAINAFKKCIEFTQAAGCYAGVAGILDDRKDYEQAIATWEKAAANDSGMLFYLARSYYYSGRYDDALDTLSKSIKFLTIVTNGCKFKIDDRYPVIKEVREGSSAQKEGLQAGDKIVKIGSKSTKKRGWNEISDLLKGKEGTQVTLKIVRKGVKKPFIVTLTQEKIIQQTAAGSFALRSLIQRHKGNADEAFKAADQAYSLNPNDTFAQLALGSSDLDHGRNDEALKLLSQVKENTDARIFEATIYAKKNDFSKAIEILSAIPEESLSPKDVPLWSDRTALLKALRPFSAPKIENAARLKGQGRSKEALKELGDALKIADEAKSEEILSKMYGIIKMDPTLSELPEKARKYALRGDAATEEGNFEAAVQEYRHAVRVAPYIGKLYFNTAMIYGKLKEYAKAIHYIKLYLQLAPEAPNARAAKDQIYKWEFMMERKK
- a CDS encoding 4Fe-4S dicluster domain-containing protein, whose protein sequence is MSLFTVDEALCQREGFCVAECPAGIIEIRSEEAFPTPVNGAEVRCINCGHCVSVCPYSAISLARMPIAECPPVEKDLAVGQEQVEQLLRSRRSIRAYIDKPVDREVLRKVIDIARYAPTGSNSQQVQWLVVSGRDEVVKLVDLAIDWMRHMVGEKEPMAERYQMAGMVRAWEAGIDFICRGAPALVVTHGPKAYPIMPIDSAIALTFFDLAAPSFGLGTCWAGFVMWAADCWPPLAAALGLPEGNKPVGAMMVGYPKHTFHRLPARKEATVIWKE
- a CDS encoding YaiI/YqxD family protein, which encodes MIYIDADACPLKGETYKVADRYSVDVCVVANSWMRTPLNERVTLQVVPGNFDAADDWIADRVGPGDIVVTADIPLAARCIQSGARVLGTRGEEFTEAGIGDALAMRALKDYLRQTGEFTGGPAPMDKKSRSRFLSRLDEIINANFPS
- a CDS encoding AAA domain-containing protein; this translates as MKVLYTDKSRCKKCYACVRSCPVNALKVQEDGISISRARCIHCGDCLDACSQGAIRMTETIHRMETSLNGLNPTVMLLDRNWPITFPGISPRDLESILLSHGFTEVQSSMLAIEYVFQAYENIFKKKQHPFIGSLCPISSTHVEKHTPSLIPFMVPVALPGVATARYLRNKTESSINIVLATSCLGTKALMEKTGFKEDIDVVVTFKELKDWLIDKGHDLKTEGSFDYRSHLLAGGQYWLTRDFLARLVPGGESKRSRILAVSGANKTLAFLKEVHDGSFRHGLAMVKYCTIENDSHSAGTDLTLFQRQDLQARVIEDAVDVPLPLPEGEHLDLSRPYIDRSTELTEPTPENIQQVLDTLGMHTPSEELNCGACGFPTCREKAKAVVHGLTKLEMCFPYLIRKLSNNNEELTRKYEIVRKQLKNATSSFDMIGISNQIQQVRQVIERVAPTPTTVLIRGESGTGKELVARAIQRASDKSDRPLIAINCTAIAAGVLDSELFGHVKGAFTGAITDKKGLFEEADGGTLFLDEIGDISMELQAKLLRAVDTGEIRRVGENRTRKVDIRLIAATNRNLEKAIEDHRFREDLFYRLTTITIRLPPLRDRKEDIPLLVEHLLQKACARVNKQVHGISDDAMEIMMAYRWPGNIRELENVIERAVVLAPPSGSLILIESEHLPMELEAPSEPDPMGETGQMLDYRSLRDRSVGSVEKKLLLHYLTTTGGNVTKACTMAGIPRRTFYRMMERQGIKARDVSNDLHRR